One Zingiber officinale cultivar Zhangliang chromosome 10B, Zo_v1.1, whole genome shotgun sequence genomic window, gatggtgaatagcgctcgtgactttcactttgtTTCGGAAAACTTTCGAGTAATTATGTAGTGGAAAAGTAAATAATAATGTAGACACCAagttttttacttgattcggagtttgggacaactcctactccaaggcctgacCACTTCTCGATCAGGTCTTCAAACCATGTGTCGTTCAGGATGTCAGACCACTTCCCGGTCAGGTCTTTATACGATGTGTCGTTTAGGATACCAGACCACTTCCCGGTCAGGTCTTCAGACCATGTGTCGTTTAGGACGCCAGACCACTTCTCGGTCAGGTCTTTAGACCATGTGTCGTTTAGGATGCCAGACCACTTCCCGGTCAGGTCTTCAGACCATGTGTTGTTCAGGATGCCAGACCACTTCCCGGTCAGGTCTTCAGACCATGTGTAGTTCAGGATTCTAGACTAGCTCCCAGTCAAGCTTCCAGACCAGCTCCCAGCTCCCAGTCAAGCTCCCAACTCCCAATCAAGCTTCCAGACCAGTTCACGGTTATGCTTCTAGActacctctcggtcgggatttcagactctcgccctagcgcgagttataagtgagcatactctcacgcccaacgaccactCGGTCGGTATTCTAGACTCTCactccagcgcgagttataagtgagcatgctctcacgcccaacgacctctcagccAGGATTCCATATtcttgccccagcgcgagttataagtgagcatgccctcacgcccaacgacctctcagtcaggattccagactcttgccctagcgcgagttataagtgagcatgctttcacgtccaacgacctcttggtcgagattccaaactctcgccccaacgcgagttataagtgagcatgctctcacgcctccagactctcgccccatcacaagttataagtgagcatgctctcatgcccaactcGCTCTCAGTCgagactccagactctcgccctagagcgagttataagtgagcatgctctcacgcccaacgacctctcggtcaggattccacactctcgccccagcgcgagttataagtgagcatgctctcacgcccaacgatctttcggtcaggattccagactctcccCCAGCGCGAATTATAAGTGgtcatgctctcacgcccaacgatctcttggtcgggattccaaactctcaccccggcgcgagttataagtgagcatgctctcacgcccaacgatctctcggtcgggattccaaactctcaccccagcatgagttataagtgagcatgctctcacgtccaacgacctctcggtcgggattcttgactctcgccccagcgcgagttataagtgagcatgctctaatGCCCAATGACCTTTCGGTCGGGATTCTAAACTCtcgcctcagcgcgagttataagtgagcatgctctcacgcccaacaacatgctctcacgcccaacgacctctcggtcgggattccagactctcaccccagcgcgagttataagtgagcttgctctcacgcccaatgacctctcagtcgggattcCCGACTCTCGcaccaacgcgagttataagtgagcatcctCTCACGCCacgagactctcgccccagcacgagttataagtgagcatcctctcacgcctccagactctcgccctagcacgagttataagtgagcatgctctcacgcctccagactctagACTCTCAACATCGAGCGGGGTTATCACCAAGCAGAGCCTTCATTAAACCACCACTCGGGATCGACATAAAGAAAGAGAGCACTAGCGAGGAAAGGAGCAGCATGTATAGTTATCATGGCGAGGTAAATAACATAAGGGactgggtctagtcagtcagacctgagcctcttcgactagacttggggggaggcttgtgatatggtaCATAATGGTAGGACCCGGTTGTCGGgagtcaaggagacgtggcagtcagaagtcaaggagacatggcagtcaaaagtcaaggggatgtagcagtcacactacaagaaaaaagctaatagacaacgcttttaaagcgttgtctttgtgcctgaaaaagcgttgttaaaggcactgttgttaaaagtctgctgaacgacaacgcttttaaagcgttgtagtttgtagcaaagacaacgcttttgcaacgctttaaaaacgttgtgtctttttttttgcaaaaacaccattattgcaacgctttaaaagcgttgttgtttttagcaaagacaacacttgtgcaacgctttaaaagcgtggtctttttaaaaaaaaataaaaaatatatatatttacaaaatcattttttttatatttacaaaactattaattttcttttaccatgtccaaatttgaatttgacatataaaatagcattaattagctcagctaatgatttcaaactcgtaccaaaCAATATAATTCAactacaaagtattagtatttacagaagaattcaactatacacaaagactaaatatttctgtttcaaagtagttagtgacattcaaatttaaaacaaaaaaaagcaCAAAATAGCTAGCCGACCTCGAAGACAATGATCTGCATGtttacttctactagatatatTGATCAAAATGGATTGACGGCTTGAGACTGAGATAAAACAGCTACCACTGTGTATCTATCACAGAAAAcaataccatcagtattatgcaaaagaaattttcgGTGGTAATAGCTGAAAATAAAGGTCACAGTTCACACCatacaataatttttaagagaaaaagaATTAAGCATAAAATAACGGGGAATAGAGCAAACGAAAAATACATGTGCTACTTTGTTTCCGCCATGGAAATATAGCAAAAAGAATAGCATAATTGGAGATGCTAGGGAAACCACTATGAGACCTAAATACATAATTAGAGATGCAGTGCAAAAAGAACAACATATATTTCATTTGAGTTCTTACACATGAACTAAAGTCGAAATCAGCATATGTTCTGATTTCTTTGGTTTGCATAACTTATAGCTTTATCAAACACAATTTGACTTGAAATTTTCTAGTAGCAAATGTAGTTTTCCGGTGTACTaaactatacatataaaataTGACTTTGATTCTAGAGtgcaaagaaaggatttaaaaattCAACATGTCAACATGAAGGTAGCAAAAAACAATTTTTGAACCAGTAAACATGGTATTTTCTATAAGATATTGAAGCAGACTCTTGGATATTACCTGCCCTTTGATCGAGCATCTAGAAGTTGATGAGTTCTGTCAGTCATATTTTGTTTGACCTGCAAAGGTACAACAATCCCAAATTCATATTCCTAAACTCATCTGATGTTTTTGGGCCATCAAGAAGGTAATGAACTTACATAAACTTTAGCTAAAACAAGGTAATGAACTTACATAAACTTGAACACACCTActtataaatatgatcttgtatacattctgccaactccgatcgcacctcatcaatttcttctcgagAATACTCCGCTTGTGTGAACTGTGACATTAATGAAAAAAATCAACATtgacttttcaaatttaaatagtttatttcaaataatttgagacataAGAAAGAAAATATTACTATAGATCGTAGTGAATCTCTCTCGATAATTTCAACATCTTCAACAATTTGTCTCATAAATCCCATCACATAATAACCACATTGTTTGGCATCTTGTTGTCGAGGAGCCTATGGTAATTAGAGACaaattattaatgataaacatacacattaaaatatatgttataaAAATTACACATACCTTTACTACTACCCACATAACCTTTtttctacctttccttcccttgtttgaattaaacaatctcaaggcccttcatacattaatgattttttatatatgaattttatattaacataaatgtttaataaaaaagaaatatgaactcacatttccactaTATATTTTCAATCCTCATCATGAATGCAGTGTCTTAGAgaatccaacaaataaataaCTTCATTGTAAGGGTCAATGACAGTGAGAATCCAATGGAAACTATGCACAAACACATAATTAGTGCATATAATTCAATAAATTTTTGAAAGACAACAATGGAaagtgatattttatttttacttaccCGATGTTACATGGCACCAATACTAGTGTTCATGTGATTTAGTTAGGTGCTGAGATTTTTAAATCTGTCAATGGATGAGAGAAAAAACATAGATCACCAGCTTGCTTggaaaaaattgaaaatggaattaacctgcatttctttttattaaaataaaagtcAAATACAATGAGAAATGCAAATATATTTATCATTCCTCCAACAATAATAAATAGCAGAAGCAAAAGTCTTTTAGCTTGAGAACTAATCTTTAAAACTATGGAAAAAAAACAAATGTAGAAGGGCATTGTACCAAACGAGATACCCGTTGTGTTTGGCTTTGATCAAATCATGCTCCACTATTGTGGTTTTTGAATGGCAATAAAATTTTCAGATATTATCCTTGGTGTTTTAAGTTACCTCCAAAATCCAAGTGTTAATTGATTGACAAACTCATTTGTAAAtcgattttcattttcattttgggAGGGCTTGAAAATTAAGGACACAATATGGGAAAATTTATGATGGGGATGTAATTTGGTATAAAATAAATAGTGTGCGATTTGATCAAAAGATTAAATACAAAGGGTGTGATTTGGTAAAATGGCTGATGTTGGATGGCTTTCAATGGTAAGTTCTGCAGCAAATGTGCGATGTAAacaacaatatcatatcatacgaCATTTACAATCCAAGAAACTCAATAGAGGTAGAAATAGGCCTTGGAAGCTGGTAAAGACTGGCGAAGTAATTTCtgaacaaacaaataaataactaGGAATAAGCTTACCTCAACACAATAATTATTTCATTTAGGAAAACAATGTCTACAAATAACAAGAGTATGATTTGTTCAGTGAAATGATGCAACTCAAACCTTTAGCTGATTTTgatttcctttatcttttattttataaAGACTAGAACAGGCAGAACGATGAGCATACACTAGTTTGCACTAAAGGGAGCATCACCAGACTTTCGGTTTAAAGTTTTGATGGTTTGGGGAAGATATCAGGTGTGAACTTTTGAGCTGCACTTATACTTCCCTTAATCTTCATCGCTCCTCTATAATAATTCAAGGGAGAAAAAAAATCCGTAATCAAACCCccaaaaactttttctttacatAAATTTAAGGCGGAGCATTACCTGACGAATGCAATCTGCAGGTTCATCTTCCTTGTCGCAATTGACAGGAAATCGTTATCTGTAAAGGGAAAAAAGGgggattagaaaaaaaaaacaacaaatttTAGAATGATACATCAACGACAAAATTGATGGGAAATAGGGAAAGGAGAGACCTTCGGTGACCGTTCCTTGCTTGAGATCGACAACGTAGATCCCCTCATCCACTCCAATCTTCTGCAGAGCGAAGGATAAAGGAATAGAATTTTTTTAGGGTTTGGGGAAAATGGGAACCAGAATGGAAAAGGACCTTTGGGGCGATGTTGAGCTGGTAGACGAGGCTTATCTTGCTGGAGATCTGCTTTCCAGTGTCGGTGGCGAGATGGACCTTCATCTGCTCTAGAAGAGCCGCGGACTTGAGCGAGGTCGACAATGGGATCTGTTGTGGTTACACTGCCTCAACGTCGGGGTGAAGGAGGCGAAGAGATGGGTTGATCTGTTGTGGTCGATCGCCTCAGCACCGGGATCTACCGAGCACCGGGATCTGCCGCTTGACGAAGGTGTGGTCTTGACGAAGAGGAGTTCGGAGGAGTGGTTCGGGATGGAGAAGgggttggatggagaaggccagagaggagttggatggagaaggtcgcgtgagatgaggagttggagaagggttcgggttttCTACCTTAGATCcaagatccaacggtttgtattaatcaagatttagatgagaacttaacaatagacaacactttttaaaaaacgttgtcgtagacactaaaaaaaaaatctaatagacaacgctttttacgaaacgttgtctttgacccgtaaaaatcactaatagacaacggtttttagaaaagcgttgtctattaataagaaaataatgaaatagacaacgcttttcactaaaagcgttgttaaaaaaaaatagacaacgctttttataaaaagcgttgtcgtttaagtgttgtagaatcccaattttcttgtagtgtcaacAGTCAGGAAGACGTGGTAATCAATAGTCAGGAGGACGTGTCAATCAACAGTTAGGAGGTATGACAGTCAGCAACTAGGGAAGGAAGAGATAGGACCGCCTGGTGTCATCAGACGCAGGATGCCTGATCGGGTGCTTACAGATCAGGATCTCAAATCTGAATCAGGATGTGCAATCGGGGGTGATGCCTGACCTGCTCCGACTGGTCGAGTTTTCACAGCTCGGTTATATCCAGGTTTGATTTTCGCAGTAGGCCAACTTCCGATCAGCTCTTAAGCGATCTCACCACAGCTCTCCTTGCCCCTCAAGACTTAGGCCAGATGTTATACCTGACAGATCATCCCGATCTGCCCTAGTCATATCCGGGTGAGACAGAAGGCGCTACACGACAATaaggtcagagaatcgtaaccgcCTATAAAAAAATAACTActgtatgtcagggaatattccaatggtctttggtcatctgcgaatggaaccttcttccAATTTACAAAAGGGTGCCACGCGTCCTTCATCACTTGACAGGTCCCGACATCCAACATTCCTTGACATCAGTCAAGTTCTAGAGGtacgcattgtcatataaaaagggaagtCCTCTCCCTTGAGTAGGTACGCTCTCTtgcacattcgcacttgtcttctacttttctttctctttgtacactgttcttctgggaaaaaagtacctgacttaagcgtcggagggtctgctcTGAGGACTTTTTTCTTGGTTTCTAGCatctaacgttccgtgtgcttgtctgagtatgCACAAAGCTCAAGTACCGCCAGTTTAGTTACCGTCGTCCGTCAGCGCCACGTGGGGGTCCATTCTCCAAGGCACGTACGATAAAGGTGTCATAGTCGCCCCTCCGTCAACACCAGCGACAACTCATccgaccttcgtctgactcagatttggGACAGGatcagataattttttttaaatgagcgATTGACCTAAGAACGCTGACCTAATGGGTTGTCCACTGCGAACGCTTTCTAATTTATCTTTATAATCAGTAGAAAATTTTCATTGTACTGAGTTAGTTACCTCTAGAATTAATCGACATAAATTAAATCTTtaatatcaatttaaaaaaattctataaaactgAATCCGCCATCTCCATAATTAATGGACATATTCAGTTCCAACTTATTAAAAAACAAACACAAATCTTATCTAGTAGCAGTAGAAGCTATCTGGTACAGCAAAAACAAAACACGCACAGGGGTTGAGTGGGGGACAGGGGGAGGGCATGCGCGCAGACCATTTTTAACATTCATTTAAATTTCCATATCTGCACCGCCCTCCGACTCTATCCTTCCTCATCCTCTCCCCGACCATTGTGTGTCTTTTGCGACATTATTTCCTTATCTGAACAACACTGGAGGTGAAGCGTGCGGTGAGGACCCATGCATTGCATCCATGCACCAATACCATCCTGACACCATGCCTCTGCTTTTGAAATTTATAAAGTTCGAATCCACCTCGCTTGACAACTTCGTTTGCATGCTAGTACTTATCCTACAAGTTTATCTACTTGTTTATAAGATgactatatataaattaataatagtcTTCCAGTACAATAGAAGAGTTTAAGAGCTGAAATGAAGCAACCCAAATATAATTAAGCCTTTGTTGTCATGATCGTAAGGAATCTTGTGCTTTGCTTTTGAAAAATGGAGTTCCATGGTAACGTGCCACGTATAAGCAAAACATGTAAAGTTGACAGTATTGAGCATGTACTACATCCATTGGCCGTATATTATTACCATAAGCCAAGCTAAGCGTGCGTGCAAGACAAATACTAAAGTGCGTAGCTTGTAGTTCTCCGCTTTGATAGATAGTATTATATGTAGGTCTTCCAGGCTAGCTGATGTTAACGACGAAATGAAGAAGACAGGAATTAACTTTAAATGGAGAACTATCATATGTAAAATAAGGGTTcttttaaataaaaacatataaaGTACTTTATGAGTTCTAAAATATATTGTATGCTTTGAACATTGCTATATATATTCATCGCATATTATTGAactgtaataaatttaattatcacGCTAATTTATATCAAaactataattaaaataataaaaagtatAGCAATATGACTAaactagcaaaaaaaaaaaagatttggcGTGGAACATCTCGATGGTCTCTTTATTTAGAATTAATTTAATCTCAGAGTGGTTTAAGAGattgacttttttttaaaaaaaaatcataatattctcaacttataataattttattattaaaaatattttaacttttataTCTTAAATTACagatcttaattaattatttacacCTGAGAGCATAGAACCATACCTAACGGATATTCGTTCACATTATCTACATTTGAAAACCAGTGCTAAGCTCAACAACTGGTTGGATGGCTTGCTGCAATTCGATATaatattattgattaaattaattttttatgtatttattttttccGTTTATGCCATTAATTTACATTGAAATCTACCcacttttgaaaatctgaattatttgagtctttgaaaatctgaattgtttgAATTTTCGAGTGTCAAAATTACGATTTtcatatgaaaaaaattaatttaatttaatattatacttatcttagtaaaaaaaattaagaaaaatatattttttaacattgtcattgtcggcctaaaatatttatagaaatttttttgatca contains:
- the LOC122029048 gene encoding sterol carrier protein 2-like yields the protein MVLVHGCNAWVLTARFTSSIPLSTSLKSAALLEQMKVHLATDTGKQISSKISLVYQLNIAPKKIGVDEGIYVVDLKQGTVTEGPFFPFTDNDFLSIATRKMNLQIAFVRGAMKIKGSISAAQKFTPDIFPKPSKL